Proteins encoded together in one Rhizobium bangladeshense window:
- the galU gene encoding UTP--glucose-1-phosphate uridylyltransferase GalU gives MAHHNKVRKAVFPVAGLGTRFLPATKAVPKEMLTVVDKPIIQYVVDEALEAGIEHLVFVTGRNKHIIEDYFDIHFELEQTLRERAKEAEITLLAEQLPKAGTVSFTRQQEPLGLGHAVWCAREIVGDEPFALLLPDMIMKGDKGCMKGMIDLYGQSGGNIIAVEECAPDQAHKYGIVGVGEAIGDGFRITGMVEKPAKGTAPSNFFINGRYILQPEIFKILETQERGAGNEIQLTDGMLKLLKEQDFAGYHFRGTTYDCGAKDGFILANVAYALERADIRPSVEGGFKELIAGLK, from the coding sequence GTGGCGCATCACAATAAAGTTCGTAAGGCAGTTTTTCCGGTGGCAGGGTTGGGAACGCGATTCCTGCCGGCAACGAAGGCTGTTCCGAAGGAAATGTTGACCGTTGTCGACAAGCCAATCATTCAATATGTCGTCGATGAGGCGCTGGAAGCAGGAATCGAGCATCTGGTCTTCGTTACCGGACGCAACAAGCACATTATCGAAGACTATTTCGACATTCATTTCGAGCTGGAGCAAACGCTGCGCGAGCGCGCCAAGGAGGCGGAAATCACCCTTCTTGCCGAGCAATTGCCGAAGGCGGGAACGGTTAGCTTCACCCGCCAGCAGGAGCCACTCGGCCTTGGCCACGCCGTATGGTGCGCCCGCGAAATCGTCGGCGACGAACCTTTCGCGCTGCTGCTGCCCGATATGATCATGAAGGGCGACAAGGGCTGCATGAAGGGGATGATCGACCTTTACGGCCAGAGCGGCGGCAATATCATCGCCGTCGAGGAGTGCGCGCCCGACCAGGCGCATAAATACGGCATCGTCGGCGTCGGCGAAGCGATCGGCGATGGCTTCCGCATCACCGGCATGGTGGAAAAACCCGCCAAGGGCACGGCGCCTTCCAACTTCTTCATCAACGGTCGTTACATTCTGCAGCCGGAGATCTTCAAGATCCTCGAAACGCAGGAGCGTGGCGCCGGCAATGAGATCCAGCTCACCGACGGCATGCTGAAGCTGCTGAAGGAACAGGATTTCGCAGGCTACCACTTCCGCGGCACGACCTACGACTGCGGCGCCAAGGACGGCTTTATCCTGGCAAACGTCGCCTACGCCCTCGAACGCGCCGATATCCGCCCGTCGGTCGAAGGCGGCTTCAAGGAATTGATCGCAGGGCTGAAGTAA
- a CDS encoding lytic murein transglycosylase, with translation MIQNHKNSLRGLALALVVAAQVGLVPDNAKADSRFQKWIADFYQTAAQSGISKATYQKAFSGVSEPDPTVLEKAAYQPEFTSKIWDYVDSRVNPYTVKIGREMAAKHARTLAAIEQRFGVDKSILLAIWSMESNYGAILEKDDRLHYVPRALATLAYADPRRAKFAKKQLVAALKILQNGDVPAREMTGSWAGAMGHTQFIPTSYLLYAVDADGNGHRDIWNSVPDALATSANLLMKNGWDTGKTWGYEVVVPAAAAKQAGKTHTLAQWAELGVKRPNGKGFRDGGTKAVLKMPAGAGGPGFLMTANFFTIKNYNASDSYALAVGLLADQIAGYGGMQQRWPRPDGALDITEKFELQTRLKTLGYYNGEVDGNFGSGSKAAISAVQERIGMPPDGEPSLPLLNALRR, from the coding sequence ATGATCCAGAATCACAAAAACTCCCTTCGAGGTCTTGCTCTCGCCCTCGTTGTCGCCGCCCAGGTAGGCCTGGTCCCCGACAACGCGAAAGCTGATTCCCGGTTCCAGAAATGGATCGCGGATTTTTACCAAACAGCCGCTCAGAGTGGCATCAGTAAGGCAACCTATCAAAAGGCCTTCTCCGGGGTGAGCGAGCCCGACCCCACCGTGCTCGAAAAAGCGGCCTATCAGCCGGAATTCACCTCGAAAATCTGGGACTACGTCGATTCGCGCGTCAATCCCTATACGGTCAAGATCGGCCGCGAGATGGCCGCCAAACACGCCCGGACGCTTGCTGCGATCGAGCAGCGCTTCGGCGTCGACAAGAGCATTCTGCTCGCGATCTGGTCAATGGAATCGAATTACGGCGCGATCCTGGAGAAGGATGACCGGCTGCATTACGTTCCACGCGCCCTGGCAACGCTCGCCTATGCCGATCCGCGCCGGGCCAAGTTCGCAAAGAAGCAGCTGGTCGCCGCACTGAAGATCCTGCAGAACGGAGATGTGCCGGCGCGTGAGATGACCGGCTCCTGGGCGGGCGCCATGGGCCACACCCAATTCATCCCGACGAGCTACCTGCTTTATGCCGTCGATGCCGACGGCAACGGTCATCGCGACATCTGGAACTCGGTGCCGGATGCGCTTGCGACTTCGGCCAACCTGCTGATGAAGAATGGCTGGGATACCGGCAAGACCTGGGGTTATGAAGTCGTCGTTCCCGCGGCAGCAGCCAAACAAGCCGGCAAGACCCACACTCTGGCTCAATGGGCGGAGCTCGGCGTGAAACGTCCGAATGGCAAGGGCTTTCGCGATGGCGGAACCAAAGCCGTGCTGAAAATGCCGGCCGGGGCCGGCGGCCCCGGCTTCCTGATGACCGCAAACTTCTTCACCATCAAGAACTATAATGCGTCGGACAGCTATGCGCTTGCCGTTGGGCTACTGGCCGACCAGATCGCCGGCTATGGCGGCATGCAGCAGCGCTGGCCGCGTCCTGACGGCGCTCTCGACATCACCGAGAAATTCGAGCTGCAGACCCGCCTCAAGACGCTCGGCTATTACAATGGCGAGGTGGACGGCAATTTCGGGTCGGGTTCGAAAGCGGCGATATCGGCGGTGCAGGAGCGCATCGGCATGCCGCCGGACGGCGAACCCTCGCTGCCGCTTCTGAACGCCCTTCGTCGCTAG
- a CDS encoding SGNH/GDSL hydrolase family protein, whose amino-acid sequence MPADAELPMTKTDWTRNIRWLVFTLTAVALCLGTLAPVRAEAQEQRYQRRSILDFFLGRRYLDDAPPPAPDVQQPRRQQRKRPPAQKAVINARTASPARPPVQEEPVVQKLGDARKILIVGDFLASGLGDGLTAAFETSPGVVVEARGNVSSGLVRDDYYDWPEQLPKMIDELKPAMVVVMIGANDRQQMVTDTAKEKFRTDGWFAEYRRRVLSFGKEVTSRKIPLLWVGLPAFESDQMTADAVQMNQLYRNQVESIGGEFVDIWDGFVDENGNFIVTGSDVNGQQVRLRTSDGVNLTQAGRRKLAFYVEKPARRILGTQASPDLVRLDESNLPGLGLPTNPVEHTVPISLSDPNLDGGTELLGSRPPPVTLTKSPRDLLVEQGEMSPAPVGRVDDYRMPAAKTPAEVSVK is encoded by the coding sequence GTGCCGGCAGATGCGGAACTGCCTATGACGAAAACTGATTGGACCCGTAATATCCGCTGGCTGGTGTTCACCTTGACAGCGGTTGCGCTATGCCTCGGCACGCTTGCGCCGGTGCGTGCCGAAGCCCAGGAGCAGCGTTACCAGCGTCGCTCGATCCTCGATTTCTTTCTTGGCCGTCGCTATCTCGACGACGCGCCGCCGCCGGCCCCTGATGTCCAGCAGCCAAGACGCCAGCAGCGCAAGCGCCCACCGGCGCAGAAGGCAGTGATCAACGCTCGCACCGCATCGCCTGCGCGACCGCCCGTGCAGGAAGAGCCGGTTGTGCAGAAGCTTGGCGACGCCCGAAAGATCCTGATCGTCGGTGATTTCCTTGCCAGCGGTCTCGGCGACGGACTGACCGCCGCCTTCGAGACCTCACCGGGTGTTGTGGTCGAAGCTCGCGGGAACGTCTCCTCAGGTCTCGTTCGCGACGATTATTACGACTGGCCGGAACAGCTGCCGAAGATGATCGACGAGCTGAAACCGGCAATGGTCGTCGTCATGATCGGCGCCAATGACCGCCAGCAGATGGTGACCGATACTGCCAAGGAGAAGTTCCGCACCGATGGCTGGTTTGCCGAATATCGCCGCCGTGTCCTTTCTTTCGGCAAGGAAGTCACCAGCCGCAAGATTCCGCTGCTGTGGGTCGGTCTTCCCGCCTTCGAATCCGATCAGATGACAGCCGATGCCGTCCAAATGAACCAGCTCTATCGTAACCAGGTCGAGAGCATTGGCGGCGAATTCGTGGACATCTGGGATGGCTTCGTCGATGAAAACGGCAACTTCATCGTTACCGGTTCTGACGTGAATGGCCAGCAGGTGCGCTTGCGCACCTCCGATGGCGTCAATCTGACCCAGGCCGGCCGGCGCAAGCTTGCCTTTTACGTGGAAAAGCCCGCCCGCCGCATTCTCGGCACCCAGGCAAGCCCGGACCTCGTGCGCCTTGACGAAAGCAACCTGCCTGGTCTCGGCCTTCCCACCAATCCGGTTGAACACACCGTGCCGATCAGCCTCTCCGATCCCAATCTCGATGGCGGCACCGAGCTTCTCGGCTCAAGGCCGCCACCTGTGACACTGACGAAATCGCCGCGCGATCTTCTGGTCGAGCAGGGTGAGATGAGCCCGGCGCCTGTCGGACGCGTCGACGACTACCGCATGCCGGCGGCCAAGACGCCGGCCGAAGTCTCCGTGAAATGA
- a CDS encoding glutamate synthase subunit beta gives MGKVTGFLEIDRQVAKYQPASDRIRHFREFTIPMSDPEVQKQAARCMDCGIPYCHGPTGCPVHNQIPDWNDLVYNNNWEAAIQNLHSTNNFPEFTGRVCPAPCEEACTLNLEDAPVAIKTVEQAIADKAYELGFIRPQPATVHTGKKVAVIGSGPAGMAAAQQLGRAGHEVHVYERETKPGGLLRYGIPDFKMEKNFIDRRVEQMKGEGVTFHCGVNVGVDVKVEQLLADHDAVLYCGGSETPREAGIPGTDLAGVHDAMPYLVQQNRRVGRENIDSVGWPSDPILAGAKHVVVVGGGDTASDCVGTAFRQGAVKVTQLDIRPQPPEKEDKLAVWPFWATKMRTSSSQAEGAVREFQVATLEFIGEDGVLTGVKCCEVDERRRPIAGTEFVIRADLAFIAIGFRGPFTTSVLQELEGKLTLNTDKRGSTNVVANDRDYKTSIEKLWTAGDVRRGQSLVVWAIREGRQAARAIDEALMGSTVLPN, from the coding sequence ATGGGTAAGGTAACAGGATTTCTGGAAATCGACCGGCAGGTGGCGAAGTACCAGCCGGCGTCGGATCGCATCCGTCATTTCCGCGAGTTCACGATCCCGATGTCGGACCCGGAAGTGCAGAAACAGGCGGCGCGCTGCATGGACTGTGGCATCCCTTATTGTCACGGCCCCACCGGCTGCCCGGTTCACAACCAGATTCCTGACTGGAACGACCTTGTTTACAACAACAACTGGGAAGCGGCGATCCAGAACCTGCATTCGACCAACAACTTCCCGGAGTTCACCGGCCGCGTCTGCCCCGCGCCTTGCGAGGAAGCCTGCACGCTGAATCTCGAGGATGCGCCGGTCGCGATCAAGACCGTCGAACAGGCGATCGCCGACAAGGCCTATGAGCTCGGCTTCATTCGACCGCAGCCGGCCACCGTTCATACCGGCAAGAAGGTTGCCGTTATCGGCTCCGGCCCCGCAGGCATGGCGGCAGCCCAGCAGCTCGGCCGCGCCGGTCACGAGGTGCATGTCTATGAGCGTGAAACCAAGCCGGGCGGCCTGCTGCGCTACGGCATTCCGGATTTCAAGATGGAGAAGAACTTCATCGACCGCCGCGTCGAGCAGATGAAGGGCGAGGGCGTCACTTTCCATTGCGGCGTCAATGTCGGTGTCGATGTCAAGGTCGAACAGCTGTTGGCCGATCACGATGCCGTCCTTTACTGCGGCGGCTCGGAGACGCCGCGCGAGGCTGGCATCCCGGGTACCGATCTCGCGGGCGTGCATGATGCCATGCCCTATCTGGTGCAGCAGAACCGCCGCGTCGGACGCGAGAATATCGACAGCGTCGGCTGGCCGTCTGATCCGATTCTTGCCGGCGCCAAACACGTCGTTGTCGTTGGCGGCGGCGATACGGCTTCCGACTGTGTCGGCACGGCCTTCCGTCAGGGCGCCGTCAAGGTCACCCAGCTCGACATCCGGCCGCAGCCGCCGGAGAAGGAAGACAAGCTTGCCGTCTGGCCTTTCTGGGCGACGAAGATGCGCACCTCCTCCTCCCAGGCCGAGGGCGCTGTGCGCGAGTTTCAAGTGGCGACGCTCGAATTCATCGGCGAGGATGGTGTGCTGACGGGCGTCAAATGCTGCGAGGTCGACGAGCGGCGGCGGCCGATTGCAGGCACCGAGTTCGTCATCCGCGCCGATCTCGCCTTCATCGCCATCGGATTCCGCGGTCCGTTCACAACAAGCGTGCTCCAGGAGCTCGAGGGCAAGCTGACGCTAAACACCGACAAGCGCGGCTCGACCAATGTCGTCGCGAATGATCGCGACTACAAAACGTCGATCGAGAAGCTCTGGACCGCGGGCGACGTGCGCCGCGGCCAGTCGCTGGTGGTCTGGGCGATCCGAGAAGGCCGCCAGGCGGCACGCGCGATCGACGAAGCCTTGATGGGCTCGACTGTCCTGCCGAACTGA
- the gltB gene encoding glutamate synthase large subunit, which produces MTKTPSIEFDRVAAAEVRATVNASKSASGLPKRQGLYDPRNEHDACGVGFVAHMKGERSHQIVKDGLFILENLTHRGAVGADPLMGDGAGILVQIPDRFFREEMAAQGITLPPVGEYGVGHIFMPRDEKQIEHFKKVIKDVIVEEGQVFIGFRDVPVDNSSLSKAPDIAATEPHHVQVFIGAGEDAENNDEFERRLFTLRKVISNRIYDEFDGEESNFYPVSLSSATVVYKGMFLAYQVGAYYKDLSDPRFESAVALVHQRFSTNTFPSWKLAHPYRMVAHNGEINTLRGNVNWMAARQASVSSPLFGEDISKLWPISYEGQSDTACFDNALEFLVRGGYSLAHAVMMLIPEAWAGNQSMAAERKAFYEYHAALMEPWDGPAAVAFTDGKQIGATLDRNGLRPARYLVTDDDRVIMASEAGVLPVPEERIVQKWRLQPGKMLLIDMEEGRIISDDEVKSKLATAHPYRSWLDRTQLILEELKPVEPRALRRDVSLLDRQQAFGYTTEDTRILMSPMATTGQEAIGSMGTDTPISAMSEKPKLLYTYFKQNFAQVTNPPIDPIREELVMSLVSFIGPRPNILDHEGMANAKRLEVRQPILTNGDLEKIRSIGHTEDRFDTKTLDFTYDIERGAAGMPEMLDRLCERAEAAVKGGYNIIVLSDRQIGPDRIAIPALLATAAVHHHLIRKGLRTSVGLVVETGEPREVHHFCLLAGYGAEAINPYLAFDTLLDMHAKGEFPKEVDASEIVYRYIKAVGKGILKVMSKMGISTYQSYCGAQIFDAIGLSSELVDKYFFGTATMIEGIGLEAIAEETVARHKAAFGKDPLLATTLDIGGEYAYRMRGESHAWTPDAVAALQHAVRGNAEDRYREFAEMVNNSALRMNTIRGLFKIKSAEALGRKPVSIDEVEPAADIVKRFSTGAMSFGSISREAHTTLAIAMNRIGGKSNTGEGGEESDRYMPLPDGSMNPERSAIKQIASGRFGVTTEYLVNADVLQIKVAQGAKPGEGGQLPGHKVDATVAKTRHSTPGVGLISPPPHHDIYSIEDLAQLIYDLKNVNPTSDVSVKLVSEVGVGTVAAGVAKARADHITVAGFDGGTGASPLTSLKHAGSPWEIGLAETQQTLVLNGLRSRVALQVDGGLKTGRDVIVGALLGADEFGFATAPLIAAGCIMMRKCHLNTCPVGVATQDPVLRKRFKGTPEHVINYFFFVANEVREILASLGFTRLDEIIGASELLEKDEMLAHWKARGLDFSRIFHKVDAAKEETFWTSRQQHPIDDILDRALIEQAQPALTAKTPVAFEVGIKNVDRSAGAMLSGEVAKRYGHRGLKEDTVNVTLRGTAGQSFGAFLARGVTFNLIGDGNDYVGKGLSGGKIIIRPPENSRIVAENSIIVGNTVLYGATEGECYFRGVAGERFAVRNSGAIAIVEGVGDHGCEYMTGGVVVVLGATGRNFAAGMSGGVAYVLDETGDFASRCNMAMVELEPVPEEDDMLEKLHHHGGDLMHKGRVDVSGDMTRHDEERLYQLISNHLHYTGSARAKQILDNWADYRPKFRKVMPVEYRRALEEMERSRMGIAAE; this is translated from the coding sequence ATGACGAAGACGCCATCCATAGAATTTGACCGGGTTGCTGCTGCAGAGGTGCGCGCAACGGTCAATGCGTCCAAATCCGCCTCCGGCCTGCCGAAGAGACAGGGCCTCTACGATCCCCGCAACGAGCATGATGCCTGCGGCGTAGGTTTCGTCGCGCATATGAAGGGCGAACGGTCGCACCAGATCGTCAAGGACGGTCTCTTCATCCTCGAGAACCTGACGCATCGCGGCGCCGTCGGCGCCGATCCGCTGATGGGCGATGGCGCCGGTATCCTGGTGCAGATCCCGGACCGGTTCTTCCGCGAAGAAATGGCCGCGCAGGGCATTACCCTGCCGCCGGTCGGTGAATATGGCGTCGGCCATATCTTCATGCCGCGCGACGAAAAGCAGATCGAGCACTTCAAGAAGGTGATCAAGGACGTCATCGTCGAGGAAGGGCAGGTCTTCATCGGTTTCCGCGACGTGCCTGTCGACAATTCCTCGCTCTCCAAGGCGCCTGATATCGCCGCGACCGAGCCGCATCACGTGCAGGTCTTCATCGGCGCCGGTGAAGATGCGGAAAATAACGATGAGTTCGAGCGGCGGCTGTTCACGCTGCGCAAGGTCATCTCCAACCGCATCTATGACGAGTTCGACGGCGAGGAGAGCAATTTTTATCCGGTATCGCTTTCGTCGGCGACCGTGGTCTACAAGGGCATGTTCCTCGCCTATCAGGTCGGCGCCTATTATAAGGATCTGTCGGACCCGCGTTTCGAAAGCGCGGTCGCCCTGGTGCATCAGCGCTTTTCGACCAACACCTTCCCGTCGTGGAAGCTCGCGCACCCCTATCGCATGGTCGCCCACAACGGTGAGATCAACACGCTACGCGGCAACGTCAACTGGATGGCGGCCCGTCAAGCCTCGGTCTCCTCGCCGCTGTTCGGCGAAGATATCTCCAAGCTCTGGCCGATTTCCTATGAGGGGCAATCAGACACGGCCTGCTTCGACAACGCGCTCGAATTCCTGGTGCGCGGCGGCTATTCGCTGGCGCATGCGGTGATGATGCTGATACCAGAAGCCTGGGCAGGCAACCAGTCGATGGCGGCTGAACGCAAGGCCTTCTACGAATATCATGCGGCCCTGATGGAGCCTTGGGACGGGCCGGCTGCCGTCGCCTTCACCGACGGCAAACAGATCGGCGCCACACTCGACCGCAACGGCCTGCGGCCAGCGCGCTATCTCGTGACCGATGACGACCGCGTCATCATGGCGTCAGAGGCCGGCGTTCTGCCGGTTCCGGAGGAGAGAATCGTCCAGAAGTGGCGCCTGCAGCCGGGCAAGATGCTGCTGATCGACATGGAAGAAGGGCGCATCATCTCCGATGACGAGGTGAAGTCGAAGCTTGCAACGGCGCATCCCTATCGCAGCTGGCTTGATCGCACCCAGCTCATCCTCGAAGAGCTGAAGCCGGTAGAGCCCCGCGCGCTGCGTCGTGACGTGTCGCTGCTCGACCGCCAGCAGGCCTTCGGCTACACGACCGAGGACACCCGCATCCTGATGTCGCCGATGGCGACGACGGGGCAGGAGGCGATAGGTTCGATGGGCACGGATACGCCGATCTCGGCAATGTCGGAAAAGCCGAAGCTGCTCTACACCTATTTCAAGCAGAATTTCGCGCAAGTGACGAACCCGCCGATCGATCCTATCCGTGAAGAGCTCGTCATGAGTCTCGTCTCCTTCATCGGCCCGCGCCCGAATATTCTCGATCACGAAGGCATGGCGAACGCCAAGCGCCTCGAAGTGCGTCAGCCGATCCTGACCAACGGGGATCTCGAAAAAATCCGCTCGATCGGCCATACGGAAGACCGTTTCGATACCAAGACGCTCGATTTCACCTATGACATCGAGCGCGGTGCGGCAGGCATGCCCGAGATGCTCGACCGGCTCTGCGAGCGCGCCGAAGCGGCCGTCAAGGGCGGCTACAACATCATTGTGCTCTCAGACCGCCAGATTGGGCCTGATAGAATCGCCATTCCGGCGCTGCTCGCAACGGCTGCCGTCCATCATCACCTGATCCGCAAGGGGCTTCGCACCTCGGTCGGTCTTGTCGTCGAGACCGGGGAACCGCGCGAGGTGCATCATTTCTGCCTGCTCGCCGGCTATGGCGCGGAGGCGATCAACCCCTATCTCGCCTTCGACACGCTGCTCGACATGCATGCCAAGGGCGAGTTCCCGAAGGAAGTGGATGCCTCCGAAATCGTCTACCGCTACATCAAAGCAGTCGGCAAAGGCATCCTCAAGGTCATGTCGAAGATGGGCATCTCGACCTACCAGTCCTATTGCGGCGCCCAGATCTTCGATGCGATCGGCCTTTCGTCGGAACTGGTCGACAAGTATTTCTTCGGCACCGCGACGATGATCGAGGGCATCGGTCTCGAAGCGATCGCCGAGGAGACCGTCGCACGCCATAAGGCGGCCTTCGGCAAGGATCCGCTGCTGGCGACAACGCTTGATATCGGCGGCGAATATGCCTACCGCATGCGCGGCGAAAGCCATGCCTGGACGCCGGATGCGGTTGCCGCCCTGCAGCATGCCGTGCGCGGCAATGCCGAGGACCGCTACCGCGAATTCGCCGAGATGGTGAACAATTCAGCTTTGCGCATGAACACGATCCGCGGGCTCTTCAAGATCAAGAGCGCCGAGGCGCTCGGCCGCAAGCCGGTGTCGATCGACGAGGTCGAGCCGGCGGCCGATATCGTCAAGCGCTTCTCGACGGGGGCAATGTCCTTCGGCTCGATCTCCCGCGAGGCGCATACGACGCTGGCGATCGCCATGAACCGGATCGGCGGCAAGTCGAACACCGGTGAGGGCGGCGAGGAATCCGACCGCTACATGCCGTTGCCGGACGGTTCGATGAACCCGGAACGGTCGGCGATCAAGCAGATCGCATCTGGCCGCTTCGGCGTCACCACCGAATATCTCGTCAATGCCGACGTATTGCAGATCAAGGTGGCGCAGGGCGCCAAGCCCGGCGAAGGCGGCCAGCTGCCGGGTCACAAGGTTGACGCGACCGTTGCCAAGACCCGCCACTCGACGCCGGGCGTCGGCCTGATCTCGCCGCCGCCGCACCACGACATCTATTCGATCGAGGATCTGGCGCAGCTGATCTACGATCTGAAGAACGTCAACCCGACGTCCGACGTCTCGGTCAAGCTCGTCTCGGAAGTCGGCGTCGGCACGGTTGCCGCGGGCGTCGCCAAGGCGCGCGCCGATCACATAACGGTCGCAGGTTTCGACGGCGGCACGGGGGCCTCGCCGCTGACCTCGCTCAAGCATGCCGGCAGCCCTTGGGAAATCGGTCTTGCCGAAACCCAGCAGACGCTGGTGCTGAACGGTCTGCGTTCGCGCGTTGCGCTGCAGGTGGACGGCGGTCTCAAGACTGGCCGCGACGTCATCGTCGGGGCACTGCTTGGCGCCGACGAGTTCGGCTTTGCCACCGCGCCGCTGATCGCGGCCGGTTGCATCATGATGCGCAAGTGCCATCTCAACACCTGTCCGGTAGGCGTAGCGACGCAGGATCCGGTGCTGCGCAAGCGCTTCAAGGGCACGCCGGAGCACGTCATCAACTACTTCTTCTTCGTTGCCAACGAAGTGCGCGAAATTCTCGCCTCACTCGGCTTCACCCGGCTCGACGAGATCATCGGCGCATCGGAGCTCCTGGAGAAGGACGAGATGCTGGCGCACTGGAAGGCTAGGGGTCTTGACTTCAGCCGCATCTTCCACAAGGTCGACGCCGCCAAGGAGGAAACCTTCTGGACGAGCCGGCAGCAGCATCCGATCGACGATATTCTCGATCGCGCACTGATCGAGCAGGCGCAGCCGGCGCTGACTGCCAAGACGCCCGTTGCCTTCGAGGTAGGTATCAAGAACGTCGACCGTTCGGCCGGCGCGATGCTCTCCGGCGAGGTCGCCAAGCGTTACGGCCATCGTGGCCTGAAGGAAGACACGGTCAACGTGACGCTTCGCGGCACGGCGGGACAGAGCTTCGGCGCCTTCCTGGCGCGTGGCGTCACCTTCAACCTCATCGGCGACGGCAACGACTATGTCGGCAAGGGCCTCTCAGGCGGCAAGATCATCATCCGGCCGCCGGAGAACTCGCGGATCGTGGCTGAGAACTCTATCATCGTCGGCAACACCGTGCTTTACGGCGCAACCGAAGGCGAATGCTATTTCCGCGGCGTGGCCGGCGAACGTTTCGCCGTCCGCAACTCGGGTGCGATCGCCATCGTCGAGGGCGTCGGCGACCATGGCTGCGAATACATGACCGGCGGTGTCGTGGTCGTGCTCGGCGCCACGGGCCGCAACTTCGCGGCCGGCATGTCCGGCGGTGTCGCTTACGTGCTCGATGAAACCGGCGATTTCGCCAGCCGCTGCAACATGGCGATGGTCGAGCTCGAGCCGGTGCCGGAAGAGGACGACATGCTGGAGAAGCTGCATCATCACGGCGGCGATCTCATGCACAAGGGACGCGTCGATGTCTCGGGCGACATGACGCGCCATGACGAGGAGCGCCTCTACCAGCTAATCTCCAACCATCTGCACTACACGGGCTCCGCCCGCGCCAAGCAGATCCTCGATAACTGGGCCGACTACCGTCCGAAGTTCCGCAAGGTCATGCCGGTCGAATACCGTCGTGCGCTCGAGGAAATGGAACGCAGCCGGATGGGCATCGCCGCGGAGTAA
- a CDS encoding threonine aldolase family protein, whose translation MFFASDNWAGAHKSIAERLLAASGGFAAAYGAGDLDRKVEARFSEIFEREVAVFFVATGTAANSLSLASVQRPGGITFCHSEAHVIEDECGAPEFFSGSARLVAVDGEAGKIDPAKLSAKIAGFPEDAVHHGRASAVTITQATEIGTVYSLPEIGEIAAISAKRNLPLHMDGARFANALVALGATPAEMTWKRGVDMLSFGGTKNGCWCAEAIVIFDQERAREMPFIRKRAAQLFSKSRFIAAQFDAYFENGLWLDLARHSNAMADRLRAGIGASNAARLAWPTASNEVFAVISKGAAKTAEEKGAKFYEWPVPAATSELVSEGETLIRLVTSFATTEADVDGFLRCLAA comes from the coding sequence ATGTTCTTTGCTTCAGACAATTGGGCTGGCGCCCATAAATCCATTGCCGAGCGTCTGCTGGCGGCATCGGGCGGCTTTGCTGCCGCCTACGGCGCCGGTGATCTCGACAGGAAGGTCGAGGCTCGTTTCTCCGAAATCTTCGAGCGTGAGGTCGCGGTTTTCTTCGTCGCAACCGGGACGGCTGCCAATTCCTTGTCGCTGGCGAGTGTTCAACGCCCCGGCGGCATCACCTTCTGCCATTCGGAAGCCCATGTAATCGAGGATGAATGCGGGGCTCCGGAATTTTTCTCGGGCTCCGCCCGCCTCGTTGCCGTTGACGGCGAAGCCGGCAAGATCGATCCGGCGAAGCTTTCGGCCAAAATCGCTGGCTTTCCCGAAGACGCCGTCCATCATGGCCGGGCCAGTGCCGTGACCATCACTCAGGCGACCGAAATCGGCACCGTCTATTCCCTGCCTGAGATCGGCGAGATCGCCGCCATATCTGCCAAGCGCAATCTGCCGCTGCACATGGACGGCGCCCGCTTCGCCAATGCACTGGTCGCGCTCGGCGCCACCCCGGCTGAGATGACCTGGAAACGCGGCGTCGACATGCTGTCCTTCGGCGGCACGAAGAACGGCTGCTGGTGTGCGGAAGCGATCGTCATTTTCGATCAGGAGCGGGCTCGGGAAATGCCTTTCATCCGCAAGCGCGCCGCCCAGCTCTTCTCCAAGTCGCGTTTCATCGCCGCACAGTTCGACGCCTATTTCGAAAACGGCCTCTGGCTCGATCTCGCCCGCCATTCGAACGCCATGGCCGACCGTCTGCGCGCCGGTATCGGCGCCAGCAATGCCGCCCGCCTCGCCTGGCCGACCGCTTCCAACGAGGTCTTTGCCGTCATCAGCAAGGGTGCTGCAAAAACCGCGGAGGAAAAAGGCGCGAAGTTTTACGAGTGGCCGGTGCCGGCGGCGACGTCGGAACTCGTTTCCGAAGGCGAAACTCTGATCCGCCTCGTCACCAGCTTCGCGACGACGGAAGCGGACGTGGATGGTTTCCTGAGGTGCCTGGCCGCCTGA